The Microbacterium horticulturae region GGCAGGACGCGTTGTTCGGCCTGTCGGCCATCTTCAATACCCTCGTCGGCTGTTATCAGGAGATCCGCGCGAAGATCGCACTCGACCGGCTCGCATTGCTCAACGCCCCGCACGCCCGCGTGCGCCGCGACGGCGCGGACCACGAGATCGCCCCGGGCGACGTGGTCATCGACGACCTGCTCGTGCTGCGCGCAGGCGATCAGGTCTCGGCCGACGCTGTCGTCGTGCGCGAGAACTGGCTCGAGATCGACGAATCGATGCTCACCGGCGAGGCAGCCCCGGTGGAGAAGGATGCCGGAGATGAGGTCCTCTCCGGCTCCATCGTGGTCGCCGGCCACGCCGTCGCCCGCGCCGTCCGGGTCGCCGGGGACGCGTATGCGAACCGCTTCGCGCACGAGGCCAAGCGCTTCCAGCTGGCGAGCTCCGAACTGCGTCACTCGGTGAACCGCATTCTCGCTTGGGTGGCCTGGGGGATCGGCCCGGCAGCCCTGCTCGTCACCAACGCGCAGGTGCAGATACACGGCGGGTGGTCGCATGCGCTGCGCACCGGCGCCTGGACGCTCGCGGCCGTCGACTCCATCGCGGTGATCATCGCCATGATCCCGCTCGGCCTCGTGCTGCTGACCAGCATCGCCTTCGCGGTGGGTGCCGCGCGGCTGGCGGGCCAGCAGGTGCTCGTGCAAGAGCTGCCGGCGGTCGAGGGCCTCGCGCGCGTCGACGTCGTCTGCCTCGACAAGACCGGCACCCTCACTTACGGCGACATCGCCTTCGACGCTGAGCACGCGCTCGACACCCGGCGTGCCGAGGGATGGCGTACCGCCCTCGCGTGGTTCGGCGCCGACCCCGAGGCCAACGCCACCGCGCGGAGCCTGGCTGGGCAGTACACCGCAGAGCGCCTGCCCGTGGTGGAGCACGAGATCACCTTCTCGTCGGCCCGCAAGTGGAGCGCCGCGACCCTTGCGGGTATCGGAGGCACCTGGGTCCTGGGCGCGCCCGCGCTCGTGATCGACGACGCCCTGCACCGCGCCGTGCCGTGGGAAGGGGAGGCGGCCGAAGAGGGCGAGGCCACCTTGGCCGCCGCCGTGCACGAGCTTGCGGCGGGCGGTCGCCGCACGATCCTGCTCGCGCACAGCCCGCATCCGCTGACCCCCGACGACGTCGCCGCCGAGCGACTGCCCGACGGACTGCACCCGGTGGCGCTGCTCACCCTGCGCGAGCGCGTGCGCGAGGATGCGGCATCCACCCTCGAATACTTCGCCCGACAGGGCGTCGCCGTGAAGGTCATCTCCGGTGACGACCACGAAACGGTCGCAGCGATCGCCCGGCAGGTCGGTATCGACGCGGGATCCGGCTGCGACGCCCGCACCCTGCCCGACGACGCCGACGCGCTCGCCGACGCCATGGATGCGCACACCGTGTTCGGCCGGGTCACGCCCGAGCAGAAGAAGAACATGGTGGTGGCGCTGCAGAAGCACCGGCACACCGTCGCGATGACCGGCGACGGGGTCAACGACGCGCTCGCCATCAAACAGGCCGACATCGGCATCGCCATAAACACCGGCTCGGCCGCCACCAAGGCGGTCGCGCAGCTGGTGCTGCTCGATGGGCGTTTCGAGCACCTGCCGCACGTGGTCGACGAGGGCCGCCGAGTCATCGCCAACATCGAGCGGGTGGCCGTGCTGTTCCTCACCAAGACCGTGTACGCGTCGGTCATCAGCATCCTGTTCGGCGCGCTCATCATGCGGATCCCGTTCCTGCCGCGGCAGCTGTCGATCACCGACGGGTTCACCATCGGCATCCCCGCGTTCTTCCTGGCACTGCTGCCGAACGCGCGACGCTATCGGCCGGGCTTTCTGCGCCGTACGCTGACGATCGCCGTGCCGGCGGGCTTCGTCGTCGGAATCGGGATGACGGTGCTCTCACGCATCGGACGGGAGGTGTGGCAGCTGCCCATGGCAGAGGTGCGCACGGCGTCGACGACACTGGTGGCGATCCTCGGGCTGTGGGTGCTCGTGCTCGTCTCGCTGCCCCTGACCGGGACCAAGGCGCTCATAGTGGCCGCGATGGTGGCGGGTTATCTCGTCGTGATCTGGATGCCGCTGACGACGTGGTTCTTCCAGCTCGTGCCCATGCGCGCGGCGCTGCTGGAGCTGGTGTGGGCGATCGGCGCGGCCGGGATCATGCTGATCGGGATCGCATTCCTGCTGCAGCGCGTGTGGCTGCGTCGCACCGAGCCGCTGCTCTGAGCGTGGGACCGCTCCCATAGGTTATCAAGCCGTTACCGCGCTCGTGTTGAAATGCGCTCATCCCGCCGGTACCGTCACTGTAAGCGCTTACGTCGGTCACTCCGGCCGTGCGCGCCCCTGCACCTTAATGAGGAGGACCACATGGACAAGTCCATTCGACGCTCCGTGATGTTCCCGCTCGCCCTTGTGGGCGTGGCGGGAATCGTGCTGACCGGATGTGCCGAGACCGGCACCGGCGGCGGCGACAACGGAGACGTCAAGGGCCAGACCGTCCGCATCTCGGGCGGCATCACCGGCTCCGAGGCCGACCTGCTGAACAAGTCGTTCGATCAGTTCACGAAAGACACCGGCATCAAGGTCGAGTACACCGGCGACAAGAGCTTCGAGGGCAACATCGTCACGAAGGTGACCGGTGGCTCCGCCCCCGACATCGCGATCGTGCCGCAGCCTGGTCTGCTCAAGTCGCTGATCGCCACCGGCGACGTGCTCAAGGCGGACGACACCGTCAGCGCCAACGTCGACAAGTACTGGGGCCCGGACTGGAAGAGCTACGGCACGTCCGACGGCACCTTCTACGCCGCGCCGATGCTCGCCAACGTCAAGGGCTACGTCTGGTATTCGCCCTCACAGTTCAAGGACTGGGGCGTCGAGGTTCCGAAGACCTGGGACG contains the following coding sequences:
- a CDS encoding HAD-IC family P-type ATPase, producing MDAAAPPPAVPVDDLAGLSSAEVAARVADGRTNAFAADTSRTWWTIVRANVFTLFNAIVFACFAALLVLGHWQDALFGLSAIFNTLVGCYQEIRAKIALDRLALLNAPHARVRRDGADHEIAPGDVVIDDLLVLRAGDQVSADAVVVRENWLEIDESMLTGEAAPVEKDAGDEVLSGSIVVAGHAVARAVRVAGDAYANRFAHEAKRFQLASSELRHSVNRILAWVAWGIGPAALLVTNAQVQIHGGWSHALRTGAWTLAAVDSIAVIIAMIPLGLVLLTSIAFAVGAARLAGQQVLVQELPAVEGLARVDVVCLDKTGTLTYGDIAFDAEHALDTRRAEGWRTALAWFGADPEANATARSLAGQYTAERLPVVEHEITFSSARKWSAATLAGIGGTWVLGAPALVIDDALHRAVPWEGEAAEEGEATLAAAVHELAAGGRRTILLAHSPHPLTPDDVAAERLPDGLHPVALLTLRERVREDAASTLEYFARQGVAVKVISGDDHETVAAIARQVGIDAGSGCDARTLPDDADALADAMDAHTVFGRVTPEQKKNMVVALQKHRHTVAMTGDGVNDALAIKQADIGIAINTGSAATKAVAQLVLLDGRFEHLPHVVDEGRRVIANIERVAVLFLTKTVYASVISILFGALIMRIPFLPRQLSITDGFTIGIPAFFLALLPNARRYRPGFLRRTLTIAVPAGFVVGIGMTVLSRIGREVWQLPMAEVRTASTTLVAILGLWVLVLVSLPLTGTKALIVAAMVAGYLVVIWMPLTTWFFQLVPMRAALLELVWAIGAAGIMLIGIAFLLQRVWLRRTEPLL